One Gloeothece verrucosa PCC 7822 DNA window includes the following coding sequences:
- a CDS encoding DUF433 domain-containing protein, which translates to MQLEDYFDFLSPDDIRIKGQRSAPLRERIGIDNVLECYLNGYSPNEIAANFPGLSLEKIYATLTYYYHKRSEIDAYLLRLRRWKEEEYQKWYANPSPMALRIREIKAKREQELLDKYPEIDKK; encoded by the coding sequence ATGCAGCTAGAAGATTATTTTGATTTCTTGTCACCCGATGATATCCGCATTAAAGGACAGCGCTCCGCGCCACTGCGTGAGCGTATCGGAATTGATAATGTTTTGGAGTGTTATCTAAATGGTTATTCTCCAAACGAAATAGCCGCGAATTTTCCCGGTTTAAGTTTAGAGAAAATTTATGCTACTCTTACCTATTATTATCATAAACGTTCAGAAATAGATGCTTATTTATTGCGTTTAAGACGATGGAAAGAGGAAGAATATCAAAAATGGTACGCTAATCCTTCGCCGATGGCATTAAGAATAAGGGAGATTAAAGCAAAACGAGAACAGGAATTATTAGATAAATATCCAGAGATAGATAAAAAGTAA
- a CDS encoding DUF2442 domain-containing protein encodes MPKILEDKANNLTVYIYTNDHEPAHVHIFKGRKTDTNKADVKIYIGSETEPPRLIEADPNFKNQDIVKAMNLVANNQELFLESGIKYMARQWKKEFNLEGLQEEIEQAKAAYQQAEATEPYAESVSYDQNENLIVIKLKNGARVSFPPNLAQGLENASPEQLADVWVSASGRSIHWDSLDADFSLANLVAGIFGTKAWMAEIGRRGGKVTSEAKQNAARENGKKGGRPKKNNQSQKHSQDR; translated from the coding sequence ATGCCTAAAATTCTTGAAGATAAAGCGAATAACTTAACTGTTTATATTTACACTAACGATCACGAACCGGCTCATGTTCACATCTTCAAAGGCAGAAAAACAGATACTAACAAAGCTGATGTGAAAATATATATAGGGTCAGAAACCGAACCCCCTAGATTAATAGAAGCAGATCCCAATTTTAAAAATCAAGATATAGTAAAGGCAATGAACTTAGTTGCAAACAATCAAGAACTGTTCTTAGAAAGTGGCATAAAATACATGGCACGTCAATGGAAAAAGGAGTTTAATCTAGAAGGATTACAAGAAGAGATAGAACAAGCTAAAGCCGCTTACCAACAAGCAGAAGCGACAGAACCTTATGCTGAATCAGTATCTTATGACCAAAATGAAAATTTAATTGTTATAAAGCTAAAAAATGGGGCTAGAGTCAGCTTTCCACCCAACTTAGCACAAGGATTAGAAAATGCTTCACCAGAACAATTAGCTGATGTTTGGGTCTCGGCTTCTGGGAGGAGTATTCATTGGGATAGTTTAGATGCTGACTTTAGTCTTGCTAATCTTGTAGCTGGTATTTTTGGAACAAAAGCTTGGATGGCAGAAATAGGACGCAGAGGAGGAAAAGTTACATCAGAAGCTAAACAGAATGCAGCCAGAGAAAATGGTAAAAAAGGAGGAAGACCCAAAAAAAATAATCAAAGTCAGAAGCACTCGCAAGATAGATAA
- a CDS encoding ribonucleotide reductase N-terminal alpha domain-containing protein, whose product MQQIVPTSTRTNSLQNGNHSTVSNSTGGQLSHHHSKIQVIKRNGSNAALNVAKIREVVEWACAGKDVNPIALEAGLTTRLRNGITTREIQDNLINCALEMCSPEEPDWRYVAGRLHIWSLWKDVLAARGYQYGDYEQTVKTKIENKLYDQRILVYSSQELQEAGSWINSDWDTDYDYAGAVLLTSRYLLPHELPQEALLTCALLLASVETPENRLKWARKFYEAIAKRQVSLATPILANLRIPNGSLTSCFISALDDNLESIFSEIANTARISKNGGGVGINVSRIRATGSWVMNKPNASGGVIPWIKILNDTAIAVNQGGRRAGAVTISLDIWHLDVPEFLEMQTENGDQRRKAYDIFPQLVITDEFMRRVIHKQDWTLVDPYEVRTKFGIELAELWGEEFEKVYAKIEAAILNEEILLYKRVNARELFKHIMRSQLETGMPYLAFKDTINRANPNKHEGYIPGVNLCVAGETKILTDRGQIAIADLVGEKVNIWNGSEWSEVLIKKTGENQPLLKVHFSNGEDLECTYYHHFWVQDSYRSQPRLVQAKDLNPGDKLIKYRLPLVESENDLDFPDAYTSGLFSGDGSYSLSRYPELDLYGEKKNLVKDITTQRNVIAICDDVKQDRLLCKLPLDIAAKFTVPLNGYTIKSRLEWLAGLLDAEGTVARNGSNESLEIASVNRQFLLDIRLMLQTLGVDSKVTPMDEMGDQFLPDGKGSDKDYLCQAKYRLLISSIGLFQLGQLGLKTHRLQWTLREPSREASQFIKVVEVELTCRRDDTYCFNEPLRHLGMFNGILTGQCTESFSNVKPGQESHCCNLISLNLANLEESELAEACKISVRLLDNTIDLTYPPFEAAKHHNNLYRTIGVGCMGLADWLAKRRLSYEHLTHISHLFEEIGYWCTHSSMELAKERGAYTCFEGSDWSKGQLIGSKPVEWFLENAHHPERWAKLAADIQQYGIRNSHITAIAPNTSSSLVQGCTASVLPVYSRFFYDKWAKGAVPIAPPYIKESFWFYPENKVYDQNKVVKAIAVMQQWIDTGISMELLFNLNGGVYFPEDPERFLKAKDIYDTLILAWQEGCKAIYYIRTVQKDNFKDTDNSCSSCAN is encoded by the coding sequence ATGCAACAGATTGTCCCGACCTCAACCCGTACAAATTCCCTTCAAAATGGGAATCACTCTACTGTTTCTAATAGTACAGGGGGTCAATTATCCCATCATCACAGCAAGATCCAAGTGATTAAGCGGAATGGGTCTAACGCTGCCTTAAATGTTGCTAAGATACGAGAAGTCGTAGAATGGGCTTGTGCAGGTAAAGACGTTAACCCCATCGCCCTAGAAGCCGGATTGACTACCCGCCTCAGAAATGGCATCACTACCCGAGAAATTCAAGATAATCTCATTAACTGCGCCTTGGAAATGTGTAGCCCAGAGGAACCCGACTGGCGTTATGTGGCCGGCAGACTGCATATCTGGAGTTTGTGGAAAGATGTATTAGCCGCGCGAGGATATCAATATGGGGACTACGAACAGACAGTTAAAACGAAGATAGAAAATAAACTATATGATCAACGCATATTAGTCTATAGTTCTCAAGAATTACAAGAAGCCGGCAGTTGGATTAATTCAGACTGGGATACAGATTATGATTATGCCGGGGCAGTATTATTAACCAGCCGCTACTTATTACCCCATGAGTTACCCCAAGAAGCTTTACTCACCTGTGCATTATTGTTAGCTTCGGTAGAAACCCCCGAAAATCGCTTAAAATGGGCCAGAAAATTCTATGAAGCGATCGCCAAGCGGCAAGTATCTTTAGCCACTCCGATCCTCGCAAACCTGAGAATTCCCAATGGTTCGTTAACCAGTTGTTTCATTAGTGCCCTTGACGACAATTTAGAAAGTATTTTCTCAGAAATAGCCAATACTGCCAGAATTTCAAAAAATGGCGGCGGAGTTGGCATCAATGTAAGTCGTATTCGCGCCACCGGTAGCTGGGTAATGAATAAACCCAACGCCTCTGGGGGAGTCATTCCTTGGATTAAAATTCTCAATGATACGGCGATCGCCGTTAACCAAGGCGGTAGACGCGCCGGTGCCGTTACCATTAGCTTAGATATATGGCATCTCGATGTCCCTGAATTTCTAGAGATGCAAACCGAAAACGGAGATCAGCGCCGCAAAGCTTATGATATCTTTCCCCAGTTGGTGATCACAGACGAATTTATGCGGCGGGTAATTCATAAGCAAGACTGGACATTAGTCGATCCTTATGAAGTTAGAACCAAGTTTGGTATTGAATTAGCTGAACTTTGGGGCGAAGAATTTGAAAAGGTTTACGCCAAAATAGAAGCGGCTATCTTAAACGAAGAAATACTTTTATATAAACGGGTAAATGCGCGAGAGTTGTTTAAGCATATCATGCGATCGCAACTAGAAACCGGTATGCCCTATCTCGCTTTTAAAGATACCATCAACCGGGCAAACCCAAATAAACATGAGGGTTATATACCGGGGGTTAATCTCTGTGTGGCCGGAGAAACCAAAATTTTAACCGATAGAGGTCAAATTGCCATTGCTGACTTAGTAGGAGAAAAGGTTAACATTTGGAATGGTTCAGAATGGTCAGAGGTTTTAATTAAAAAAACCGGTGAAAACCAACCTTTGTTAAAAGTTCACTTCTCCAATGGGGAAGATTTAGAGTGTACTTATTATCATCATTTCTGGGTGCAAGATAGTTACCGTTCCCAACCTCGTCTAGTACAAGCAAAGGACTTAAACCCAGGAGATAAACTGATTAAATACCGTTTACCTTTAGTGGAATCCGAAAATGATCTCGATTTTCCCGATGCTTATACTTCCGGTTTGTTTTCGGGTGATGGTAGTTATTCGCTCTCTAGATATCCAGAGTTAGATTTATATGGGGAAAAGAAAAATCTTGTTAAAGATATCACTACCCAGAGAAATGTTATTGCTATTTGCGATGATGTAAAACAAGATCGTTTGCTCTGTAAACTTCCTTTAGATATTGCGGCTAAATTTACGGTTCCCTTAAATGGATATACGATTAAATCTCGTTTAGAGTGGTTAGCCGGATTATTAGATGCTGAGGGTACAGTGGCGCGGAATGGTTCAAATGAATCTTTAGAAATTGCCTCAGTGAATCGACAATTTTTGCTAGATATTCGTCTGATGTTACAAACATTAGGCGTTGACTCAAAAGTGACTCCTATGGATGAGATGGGTGATCAATTTCTCCCAGATGGAAAAGGAAGTGATAAAGATTATCTTTGTCAAGCAAAATATCGCTTACTGATTTCTTCTATCGGTTTATTTCAATTAGGACAGCTAGGACTAAAAACCCATCGCTTACAATGGACATTAAGAGAACCCTCTAGAGAAGCAAGTCAATTTATTAAAGTTGTTGAGGTAGAATTAACTTGCCGTAGAGATGACACTTATTGCTTTAATGAACCCTTACGTCATTTAGGAATGTTTAACGGTATTTTGACCGGACAATGTACCGAATCATTCTCTAATGTTAAACCCGGTCAAGAATCCCATTGCTGCAATTTGATAAGCCTTAATTTAGCTAATTTAGAAGAATCTGAATTAGCAGAAGCTTGCAAAATTTCTGTTAGGTTATTGGATAATACCATAGACTTAACTTATCCTCCTTTTGAAGCGGCTAAACATCACAACAACCTCTATCGCACCATTGGGGTAGGATGTATGGGGTTAGCTGACTGGTTGGCAAAACGTCGTCTATCCTATGAACATTTAACCCATATTAGTCATCTATTTGAAGAAATAGGTTATTGGTGTACTCATTCTTCAATGGAATTAGCAAAAGAAAGAGGCGCTTATACCTGTTTTGAGGGGAGTGACTGGAGTAAAGGGCAATTAATCGGCTCTAAACCGGTAGAATGGTTTTTAGAAAATGCTCATCATCCCGAAAGATGGGCAAAACTAGCCGCAGATATTCAACAGTATGGCATCCGTAACTCCCATATCACCGCGATAGCGCCTAATACTTCTTCCTCTTTAGTGCAAGGATGTACCGCCAGTGTATTACCGGTTTATAGCCGCTTCTTCTATGATAAATGGGCAAAAGGAGCGGTTCCCATTGCGCCGCCTTATATTAAAGAGAGTTTCTGGTTTTATCCAGAAAATAAAGTCTATGACCAAAATAAGGTCGTCAAAGCGATCGCTGTCATGCAACAATGGATAGATACGGGGATTTCAATGGAATTGTTGTTTAATCTCAATGGCGGGGTCTATTTCCCCGAAGATCCAGAAAGATTTCTGAAAGCTAAAGATATCTATGATACGCTCATTTTAGCGTGGCAAGAAGGCTGTAAGGCCATTTACTATATCCGCACGGTACAGAAAGATAACTTTAAAGATACTGATAATAGTTGTTCTTCCTGTGCGAATTAG
- a CDS encoding DUF29 domain-containing protein: MDKTLYEQDYYLWLDTTAQLLKEGRFYDLDIDNLLEEIISLKIEERQAISQHLRAVLRHLLKYKYVPEERTNDCRLIIFQHQDELAEYLADSPSLKSFFIEVFDECYDTAKRLATIETELPIETFPTESPFTVQQVLGSDYLPE; this comes from the coding sequence ATGGATAAAACCCTATACGAACAAGATTACTATCTTTGGTTAGACACCACTGCTCAACTTTTAAAAGAGGGCAGATTTTACGATTTAGATATAGACAATTTATTAGAAGAAATTATTTCTCTTAAAATAGAAGAAAGACAAGCTATTAGTCAGCATTTAAGGGCTGTTCTTCGACATCTTCTTAAATATAAATACGTACCAGAAGAAAGAACTAATGATTGTCGTTTAATTATCTTTCAGCATCAAGATGAATTAGCTGAATATTTGGCGGATAGTCCTAGCTTGAAATCATTTTTTATAGAAGTGTTTGATGAATGCTATGATACGGCTAAAAGACTAGCAACAATAGAAACTGAATTACCTATTGAAACTTTTCCGACTGAATCTCCTTTTACTGTTCAACAAGTTTTAGGTTCTGATTATTTGCCAGAATAA
- a CDS encoding ribonucleotide-diphosphate reductase subunit beta produces MVFTPTNLSERMPITPIFNPNGDDRIENRTMWFGNITNLMQLNDVRYTWAVGLYKQMRENFWIPERLDITQDVTDYWNLTEDERYAFEGILSYLTFLDSVQTCNIPHLKASVTAPEISLCMAEQISQEGMHNQAYQYMIETIIPLERRSEVYDFWRTDKVLKARCEFIAGLYQKYINQPNIDNYFTALMADYLLEGLYFYNGFIYFYNLASRMLMPGSADIFKMINRDELSHVRLYQKIIAEAMQTFPHSVDKVYEMFDTAVHHECRWTNHIVGDNILGITESSTEQYTKYLANIRLKAIGLKPLYADEKYQKSPYSHLERFSDTKKDAHTKANFFEATVTSYVMSSGVTGWDEI; encoded by the coding sequence ATGGTATTTACCCCGACAAATTTATCTGAAAGAATGCCCATTACTCCGATCTTCAATCCCAATGGAGATGACAGAATAGAAAACCGGACAATGTGGTTTGGAAATATTACCAATTTAATGCAGTTAAATGACGTTCGCTACACCTGGGCAGTAGGATTATATAAACAAATGCGGGAGAACTTTTGGATTCCCGAACGATTAGATATTACACAAGATGTCACAGATTATTGGAATTTAACCGAGGATGAACGGTATGCTTTTGAGGGAATTTTATCCTATTTAACTTTTTTAGATTCTGTTCAAACCTGTAATATTCCTCATCTAAAAGCCTCCGTTACTGCCCCAGAAATTAGCCTCTGTATGGCAGAACAAATTTCTCAAGAAGGAATGCACAATCAGGCTTATCAATACATGATAGAAACCATTATTCCCTTAGAAAGAAGAAGTGAAGTTTACGATTTTTGGCGAACCGATAAAGTGCTAAAAGCGAGATGTGAATTTATTGCAGGACTTTATCAGAAATATATTAATCAACCCAACATTGATAACTATTTTACCGCTTTAATGGCTGATTACTTGCTAGAAGGACTTTACTTTTATAATGGGTTTATTTACTTCTATAATTTAGCCTCAAGAATGCTTATGCCCGGTTCAGCAGATATTTTTAAAATGATCAATCGCGATGAATTAAGTCATGTGAGATTGTATCAAAAAATTATCGCGGAAGCCATGCAAACTTTTCCCCATTCAGTTGATAAAGTTTATGAAATGTTTGACACAGCCGTTCATCATGAATGTCGTTGGACAAATCACATCGTCGGTGATAATATTTTAGGAATTACCGAGTCGAGTACAGAGCAATATACTAAATATCTAGCCAACATTCGTCTCAAAGCTATTGGTTTAAAACCTCTTTATGCCGATGAAAAATACCAAAAGAGTCCCTATAGCCATTTAGAGCGATTTTCAGATACTAAAAAAGATGCTCACACTAAAGCAAATTTTTTTGAAGCTACCGTTACCAGTTATGTTATGTCTTCAGGGGTAACCGGTTGGGATGAAATATAA
- a CDS encoding lysylphosphatidylglycerol synthase domain-containing protein, producing MKIPQKRLAHLSSLFFSVLIFALSIWAINQELRKYHIHEVWNSLLAIPAPHILLAVGLTALNYVMLTGYDTLAIYYIRHPLPYRKTALAALISYAISNSVGLALLSGTAIRYRLYRAWGLSVIEIAQIVAFCNLSFWLGLFSVGGVVFLVKAVEIPQLLNLPFTSVHPLGVIFLMVVIGYLLATVLSRKSLKVGQLTIPHLPLKLSLAQITVTSLDWALAATVLYVILPPSTHLSYLGFFGIYLLAQIAGIISNVPGGLGVFETVMLLLLSPALPSEALFGALLVYRGIYYFLPLVIAVLVLGLYEFKQRSY from the coding sequence ATGAAAATCCCTCAAAAACGCCTTGCCCATCTGAGTTCTCTATTTTTTAGCGTTCTGATTTTTGCTCTTTCTATTTGGGCAATTAATCAAGAACTGCGAAAGTATCATATTCATGAGGTGTGGAATAGTTTATTAGCCATTCCTGCCCCTCATATCTTGTTAGCAGTGGGATTGACGGCTTTAAATTATGTCATGCTAACTGGTTATGATACCCTTGCTATTTATTATATTCGTCATCCTCTGCCCTATCGTAAAACCGCTTTGGCGGCTTTAATTAGTTATGCCATTAGCAATAGTGTGGGGTTAGCTTTGCTCAGTGGTACGGCAATTCGCTATCGTCTCTATCGCGCTTGGGGCTTGTCAGTAATTGAAATTGCTCAAATTGTTGCTTTCTGTAATTTAAGTTTCTGGTTAGGGCTGTTTTCTGTCGGCGGCGTAGTTTTTCTCGTCAAAGCGGTTGAAATACCACAATTATTGAATTTACCTTTTACCTCAGTACATCCTTTGGGTGTAATTTTTTTAATGGTGGTTATAGGATATTTATTGGCTACGGTTTTATCAAGAAAATCCCTTAAAGTTGGCCAATTGACTATACCCCATCTGCCTTTGAAATTGTCTCTGGCACAAATTACCGTTACTTCCCTTGATTGGGCCTTGGCGGCTACCGTCTTATATGTTATTTTACCGCCTAGTACCCATTTGTCCTATTTAGGTTTTTTTGGTATTTACTTATTGGCTCAGATTGCTGGCATTATTAGTAATGTTCCCGGCGGGCTTGGTGTTTTTGAAACAGTTATGTTACTGTTATTGTCTCCCGCTTTGCCTTCTGAGGCTTTATTTGGAGCCTTGTTAGTTTATCGAGGTATCTACTATTTTCTGCCTTTAGTCATTGCCGTCTTAGTTTTGGGGCTGTATGAGTTTAAACAACGCTCTTATTAA
- the lexA gene encoding transcriptional repressor LexA, producing MEPLTQAQQELYDWLCEYIRTSQHAPSIRQMMKAMNLRSPAPIQSRLERLRSKGYIDWTEGKARTIRILHQPAVGIPIHGSIAAGGLVEPFTDVQEKLDLTSFFQKPHWFALRVTGDSMIEDLITEGDLVIMRPRNPDENLKNGEIVAARVDGHGTTLKRYYQEGEKVTLKPSNPKYNPIIIPLHQVEIQGILVGVWRGGIN from the coding sequence ATGGAACCCCTCACACAAGCCCAACAAGAACTGTACGATTGGCTATGCGAGTACATCAGAACCAGTCAACACGCGCCTTCGATTCGTCAGATGATGAAGGCAATGAACCTGAGATCTCCAGCACCGATCCAAAGTCGTTTGGAACGGTTACGTTCAAAAGGTTATATTGACTGGACAGAAGGAAAAGCTCGCACAATCCGCATTCTACATCAGCCTGCCGTTGGTATTCCCATTCATGGGTCTATAGCGGCTGGGGGATTAGTAGAACCCTTTACGGACGTGCAAGAGAAACTGGATTTAACCAGTTTTTTTCAAAAACCTCATTGGTTTGCACTCAGAGTGACAGGAGATAGCATGATCGAAGATCTCATTACTGAAGGAGACCTCGTGATTATGCGACCTCGAAATCCTGACGAAAACCTGAAAAATGGAGAAATCGTTGCCGCCAGAGTCGACGGACATGGCACAACCTTAAAACGTTACTATCAGGAAGGAGAAAAAGTCACTCTAAAACCCTCTAATCCTAAATACAACCCGATTATCATCCCTCTACATCAAGTAGAAATTCAAGGGATTTTAGTGGGGGTTTGGCGAGGAGGAATCAATTAA
- a CDS encoding class I SAM-dependent methyltransferase, producing the protein MSDNFFTKKATFFDRWAPNYDILLTTIFYQAIHKRLLEYVKLPNCPDVLDLGCGTGRLLHRLATLNRDLRGIGLDLSPEMIRQARQRNHLRKQLIYIRGNAESLPFAARQFDAVFNTISFLHYPNPQQVLSEVKRVLKQGGRFYLADTSIKIQYIPFSPGGLRLYSPQKREQLALEVGLKTVAHHLLLSGVWLTIFEA; encoded by the coding sequence ATGAGTGACAATTTTTTTACTAAAAAAGCCACATTCTTTGATCGCTGGGCCCCCAACTACGATATTTTACTGACTACAATATTTTATCAAGCCATACACAAGCGGCTTCTAGAATATGTAAAACTGCCCAATTGCCCTGATGTTCTCGACCTCGGTTGTGGAACTGGCCGTCTCCTCCATCGTCTAGCTACTCTCAACAGAGATTTACGCGGCATAGGTCTAGATTTATCTCCTGAAATGATCCGACAAGCTAGACAGCGCAATCACCTTCGAAAACAACTGATTTACATCCGAGGGAATGCCGAATCTCTTCCTTTTGCGGCTCGTCAATTTGATGCCGTGTTTAATACGATTAGTTTTCTCCATTATCCCAACCCTCAACAGGTGCTATCAGAGGTTAAACGAGTCCTGAAACAGGGAGGACGGTTTTATCTAGCCGACACCAGCATTAAAATACAATATATACCTTTTTCCCCAGGAGGATTAAGGCTTTACTCTCCTCAAAAACGAGAACAATTAGCCCTTGAAGTAGGTTTAAAAACCGTTGCTCATCATCTCCTGTTAAGCGGCGTTTGGCTAACCATTTTTGAGGCTTAA
- a CDS encoding TIGR04282 family arsenosugar biosynthesis glycosyltransferase, translated as MTAKPDPKIAQKLIIFTRYPEPGKTKTRMIPILGEEGAAQLQRQMTEFTLKIAKKIEADGSTLVAIYFAGGNETLMQQWLGKDLIYQKQSEGDLGQRMHSAYSASFLEGMKKVVIIGTDCPDLDENIINQAFQNLSPQNLVLGPAADGGYYLIGLSRPYAALFEGINWGSSEVLAQTEAIARQLDLRVSYLPVLEDVDRPEDLWIWQNKSYQ; from the coding sequence ATGACCGCCAAACCTGACCCAAAAATCGCGCAAAAACTAATTATTTTTACTCGTTATCCTGAACCCGGCAAAACCAAAACCCGTATGATTCCTATTTTGGGTGAAGAGGGAGCCGCACAACTTCAGCGTCAGATGACAGAATTCACCCTAAAAATCGCCAAAAAAATTGAGGCTGATGGCAGCACATTGGTCGCCATTTATTTTGCAGGCGGCAACGAAACATTAATGCAGCAGTGGCTAGGAAAGGATTTAATTTATCAAAAACAGAGCGAAGGCGATTTAGGGCAAAGGATGCACTCTGCTTATAGTGCGTCTTTTTTAGAGGGGATGAAAAAAGTGGTGATCATTGGTACTGATTGCCCGGACTTGGATGAAAATATTATTAATCAAGCATTTCAGAATTTATCGCCACAGAATTTAGTCTTAGGTCCGGCTGCGGATGGAGGATATTATTTAATAGGATTAAGCCGCCCCTATGCGGCATTGTTTGAAGGAATTAATTGGGGCAGTTCTGAAGTTTTGGCGCAAACCGAAGCCATCGCGCGGCAACTAGATTTAAGGGTTTCTTATCTTCCTGTTCTTGAGGATGTTGATCGTCCAGAGGACTTATGGATTTGGCAAAATAAGTCTTATCAGTAG
- a CDS encoding glycoside hydrolase family 10 protein: MMKKSQYISRKFKIIFCFTVALLISVSSIFIPYPSDAQNLSSELRGVWLTNIDSEVLFKQKNISKAIETLSKLNFNTLYPTVWNWGYTLYPSSVAKQTTGISIDPTEGLKGRDILKEIIKDAHQKGMAVIPWFEFGFMAPADSELAKRHPEWLTKRQDNTIIWWEGKAHQRVWLNPLNPEVQKFITNLVVEIVSNYDVDGIQFDDHFGYPSDFGYDPITVSLYQQEHGGKLPPNNVKDPEWIQWRADKITAYMTQLFSTIKKSNPHALVSLSPNPQKFSLEAFLLDWKTWEEKGLIEELVIQVYRENQKDFERELSQPELQEAKAHIPVGIGILAGLKGRPVPMNKIRTQVQTTRDQGFAGVSFFFYESLWEMAAELPQRRQSALKAMFSTPLKRPSVVGMTPPK; encoded by the coding sequence ATGATGAAAAAAAGTCAATATATAAGCCGAAAATTTAAAATAATATTTTGCTTTACGGTAGCTTTACTGATAAGTGTAAGCAGTATTTTTATCCCTTATCCTAGCGATGCACAGAATCTTTCTAGCGAACTGCGGGGAGTTTGGTTAACCAATATTGATAGTGAAGTTTTATTTAAACAGAAAAATATTTCTAAAGCCATAGAAACCTTAAGTAAGTTAAACTTTAACACTCTTTATCCTACCGTCTGGAATTGGGGCTATACACTCTATCCTTCTTCAGTGGCTAAACAAACGACAGGAATTTCTATAGATCCGACAGAAGGTTTAAAAGGGCGAGATATTCTCAAAGAAATTATTAAAGACGCTCATCAAAAAGGAATGGCTGTTATTCCTTGGTTTGAGTTTGGTTTTATGGCACCGGCAGACTCCGAATTAGCTAAACGCCATCCTGAATGGTTGACTAAACGTCAAGATAATACGATTATTTGGTGGGAAGGAAAAGCTCATCAACGAGTCTGGTTAAATCCTTTAAACCCAGAAGTGCAGAAGTTTATTACTAATTTAGTGGTAGAAATTGTCAGTAATTATGATGTTGATGGGATTCAATTTGATGATCACTTTGGCTATCCTTCGGATTTTGGTTATGATCCGATTACTGTCAGTCTCTATCAACAAGAACATGGGGGTAAACTGCCGCCAAACAATGTGAAAGACCCTGAATGGATTCAATGGCGGGCTGATAAAATTACTGCTTATATGACCCAGTTATTCAGTACAATTAAAAAGAGTAATCCTCATGCCTTAGTTTCCCTGTCTCCTAACCCTCAAAAATTCTCTTTAGAAGCGTTTCTTTTAGATTGGAAAACCTGGGAAGAAAAAGGACTGATAGAAGAATTAGTGATACAAGTTTACCGTGAGAATCAAAAAGATTTTGAGCGGGAGTTATCCCAACCGGAATTACAAGAAGCTAAAGCGCATATTCCTGTAGGAATCGGGATTTTAGCTGGCTTAAAGGGTCGTCCCGTACCCATGAATAAGATTAGAACTCAAGTGCAAACCACCCGCGATCAAGGGTTTGCTGGTGTCTCTTTCTTCTTCTACGAAAGTTTATGGGAAATGGCGGCTGAGTTACCCCAACGCCGTCAATCTGCTTTAAAAGCCATGTTTTCAACGCCGCTTAAGCGTCCCTCTGTGGTAGGAATGACACCTCCCAAGTGA